The following DNA comes from Candidatus Cloacimonadota bacterium.
CCAAATCCTCTTTCAGAAGTAATTTGTCTGAACATCAGAATCCCACGCCAGAAACGAACATTTTCGGATTATCGGAAACTTCCTGAGCAACGAGTCGATCCAGTAAGCCATTCATGACATGACTATACAAAGATTGATCCAGAGTCTGCATTCCATCTTTAGTTCCGGATTGGATCACGGAAGGTATCTGGTAAGTTTTTTCTTCCCTGATTAGATTTCTGACAGCAGTATTAGCTATCATTATTTCTAAAGCCGGGACTCGTCCGGAACCATCTTTCATTGGTAATAATGTCTGAGCAACGACCGCTTGCAACGATTCCGAAAGCATTGAACGGATCTGACCTTGTTGTTCTTTGGGGAACATATCTATGATCCTATCAATAGACTTGGTTGCACTGCTGGTATGTAATGTAGCCAGAACAAGATGACCCGTCTCAGCAGCGGTCAAAGCTAATGAGACCGTGTCGAGATCGCGCATTTCACCAACAAGAATAACATCAGGATCTTCACGAAGAGCAGATCGGAGGGCAGCTTTAAAAGACCAGGTATCGTGTCCTAACTCTCTTTGATTGATCAAAGAGTTTTTACTGGCATGGACATATTCGATCGGATCTTCAACAGAAATTATATGACAATGTCGATGATCATTAATGACATCAATCATGGTCGCTAAAGTTGTCGATTTTCCACTTCCGGTAGGACCAGTTACTAAAATAAGACCGTTCCTTCTTAAAGCAAGTTTTGCCAGGATATCAGGCAGATTAAGTTCATCAAATCCTCTAATCTCATTTGGAATCACACGAAAAGCAACAGCTCGACCGTTCAGCTGGTGAAAAGCATTTACCCTGAACCTTGTTTCGTCATCTAATTTTGTGGAGAAGTCAATTTCCAATCTTTCTTTAAATAATGCTTTTTGGGATTCATTCATTACACTAAAGATTAAATCGTCAACTTCTTTTACAGTTGATCTGGGTAAATTCAATTTTTTCATAATACCGTTTACCCTGATCATAGGAATTGATCCTGTGCTGATATGTAGATCAGATGCACCGGCATCAGATGCAAACTGTAACAGTTCTTGAATTGTAAGCTTCAAAAAGCACCTCCGAATTTAGTCAACGATCTCTTCTTCTTCCTCTTCTTCGTCAATTCCATAACCATGATATTTAGCATCATCAACATCATACCAGACCTGTTTACCTTCTCCCTCAGAGAAATCAGCTGTGGAAGTTGCAATATACTTATTGGGTGGATTCCCAACAACCTCAAATTCCCAGTTTTTCTCTGTAGCATTACCAAGTTTAGCATCTTTTAAGGCATCTTCAATGGTGTAATTTTCTGTAGAACCGTAAGTTTGATAGTAAACTCTGTAAGCACTTCGGATGGCTGCAATAGCCGATTGAGCTTCAGTTGATCTTGCTTTCCTGACATAACTCATGTAGATCGGGACCGCGATTGCTGCTAAAATTGCAATAATAACAACCACCACCAACAACTCGATCAAGCTGAATCCTTTTTGATTTTGAAATGTTTTGAACATTCTTCCTCCTTAAATAATATTTTCTTTTTCTGCAATTATTGTTCCAACGAAAAAAGGTGTTATTTTTTGTCAAAAGAAAATTAATACTCGTTTAGTTTTTTTATTACAAAAATCATTTTTTTTGGTTCTATACAGTGTTACCGACTTTTATGTAAATATTCCTTCCAATCATTCAGACCTTCACCTGATTTCGCTGAAATTTCAATTATCTTCATCTTTGGATTTACTTTTCGGATATTTTCTTTAATATTTTCAATATTTATATCAAGGTAAGGAAGAAGGTCAGTTTTGGAAATTATACATAAATGTGAGTTCTGGAATGCAAGAGGATATTTCAGCGGTTTATCTTCACCTTCGGTAACACTGAGAACAACAGCATTGATATGAGCCCCTACATCGAACTCCGCAGGACAAACAAGGTTTCCGATATTTTCCACAAAGAGGATATCGATATTTGAAAGGTCAATTTCTTCAATAGCAGATTTTATCCAGCCTGATTCGAGATGACAGTCTCCTCCAAATGGTCCGGTATTTATCTGATATGCTTGTATTCCTGCTCTGGAGACTCTTTCTGCATCGAGAGTCGTCCGGATGTCACCTTCGATCACACAAATTTTATTTCCAAACTTTTCAGCGGTTTTTTCTAAAATTGTTGTTTTACCTGAACCGGGAGAACTCATCAAATTGATAAACAGAATACCTTTTTCTTTCAGTTCATTTCGTAATTCTTCAGCAATTCTATCGTTAACATTAAGGATTTTTTTCATCACCTTTATTTCTTTTGTATCCATTTTACTCCTTTAAAACTTCACAAGTATAAAAAACTTATTAAGTTTATATTACTTGAAATTATAATGTTTTTTCACACTTTCTTTGATATCCCAAACACAGGAAAGTCCTTTCGGGAAAGTTACAAAATCACCTTTTCCGAATTCCACCTTTTCCCCGTCTTCAGTTTCAACGATCACTTTTCCTTCCAACAGCAGACATTCTTCGGTAGAATCATAATACCAGTCAAATCGGGAAACTTTCTTTTCCCAGATAGCCCAAGATTTGATTCCTCTTTGTTGTATTTGTTCATCAGAAAGTTTTTCTACTTTTATTTTCATTTTTTAAACCTCCGGGAAAATCATTTTTTGATATGTCAAAATGTCAAGAAGAATGTAAGTGCCTGAATATCATACAACTTTATTATATTATATCTAATACTATTCTACTTTATAATAATATCCTTGACATTATATTCCCGTAAAATAATTTGTCGCCGATTTTGAAGTGTATCACAAACAATCCTGTTTGTGTAAAAAATCAGGTTATTCAATATTCAGAAAGTTTGAGTTCGTTATAAACCTTCCGAATTTTCTGATGTTAGAAAAAGTGAAAGAAAAACTTCGGAAGGTACTTAAGGAGGTTTCGATGAATAAATCGGATTTAGTTGTGCTCGGATTTCTGCGTCGCAAATCGATGTATGGTTATGAGATTATTCAATGGTTAAAAACGCACCACATGGACGAATGGGCAGATGTTAAAATGCCGTCTGTCTATAAAGCGATGCAGCGACTTGAAAAGAAAGAATATATTTCCGGAGAGAAAGTTACAGAAGGAAATAATCCACCGCGAACCGTTTTTTCCATCACGGAAAAAGGAAAAGAATTTCTACTGGAAATGCTGGAATATTTTATGGTGAAAAGTGAAAATCCTCATGACTTCTGGATCGGGATCTGTTTTTTGAATCAAGGTTTTACAAAAGGAAAATTTCTGCAAATACTAACTGATCGTAAACAAAAAATGAAAGAGCATCTCAAGTGTCATAAGCAACATTTCGAGCAAATGAAAAGCACAGAAAAATGGAAACTTATGCCGTTTTACATTAAAACTCTGATGAAAATGGGAACAAAAATGAATGCTATCGAAATCGAATCCCTTGATGAATTAAAAAAAGAAGCAGAAAATAAAGAGAATGAAATTTTCTTTATCAAAGAGGATTAGATATGAAAAAGATTGTTTTTATCATTGTTTTGTTTTCCAGTTTTTCCTTATTTTCAGAAATCCTGACCTTGAAAGATGCAAAAGAAATCGCTTTGGAAAACAATCCTGAATATCTGACAAAAAAATGGGCATACGAATCTGCTAAATGGAATGAGATCAGCTCATTATCCGGTTTGCTTCCTTCTGCTAATTTAACAGGCTCTCAAATTCAGATGAAACCCGGAATGCCGTCTATGATGAATCCGATTCCTGATGATGAAACAAACACGCGATCTTACGGATACTCGATAAATCAACCGTTATTTCTCGGTGGGAAACTCTGGCTTGGTTATCGTCTTTCCCGTGATGCAAAACAGATGTCTGAATATGCTCTTGCAGAACAAAAAATGAAAACTATTTCCGGAGTTGAAGAAAAATATTTCAATCTTCTTGAAGCAGCAGAAATTTTGGAAATTTCTAAAGAACAGCTTCGGTCTGCTGAATTAAACCTGGAAATAGCAGAATTAAGATATGAAATGGGAACACTTGCCAAAGTTGATCTTTTAAAAATCCAATCCGATAAAGCTGCCAAAGAAACCGAACTGATCCAATCCGAAACTCTGTATGCGATCAGTTATTCCGGTCTAAAAAATTATCTGCAATTTCAGGATGATTTTGAAGTAGAAAATTTCGATGCAACTATTTATAATGAACTGATTGAAAGCCTGAACTCTTTTGATGAAAAACAGATAAATGTTCTTATTGATGAATGTTTTCAGATTTCTCTGCGTGAGAATTATTCCATTAAAACTCTGAAAGAAACAAAAGATATGGCAAAGAAAAGTGTGTTAATGGCAGCAGGAAATTTCCTGCCAACCTTGAATTTGAGTTATAGCCAGACCTGGAGCAAATCCTGGAATGAAATCCAAAAAGAATCCGATTCTAATTATAACGATTCTAAACAATTGGCATTAACTGCCTCTATCCCGATTTTTCCGATTACAGATAATTTTGCTGATTATAAAAAAGCAAAATTCGAAAAAAGAAAAACCGATGAGGATTATAAATCTGCAGAAAGCGGGATTAAACTGGATTTGGAAAGTTCTGTTTTGAACCTGATAAGTTCAGCAAAACAAGTAAAGGCTTCTGAACTTACTTTGAATTTTGCAACCGAATTACATTCCCAAATGGAAGAAAGATTCAGGAATGGAATGGTTTCCACAACCGAAATACTCGATTCGGAAGTGATGCTGAAAAGTTCAAAAATGTCTTTTATTCGGAGTTCATTCTCATTCATTAAAGCAAAATCAAAATTAATACTGCTTCTTGGAATGGAAGAAGAAAACGAATTTTTGGAATTATTAAAATGAAATCTAAAAAAATAAGCCACAATAAAGCACAAAATACACAAAATATGTTTTCATTTTTTCAATGTATTATTGGAAATTTGCAGAAACCTCTGTGTTCTCTGTGTCTCTGTGGCAAAAAAAATAAAATCGATGAAAAAAATAACCTTGAAAATGGTTTACCGACAGAGGAATTCTTTCAAATGAACCTTTTCAACGGTTGGATGCGAGATATTAGAAAACCATTGAAAAAGTTTAGCAAGAAGAGAGATACTTATGAACTTTTTCAAGGTAGAAAAAATAAAAAAATCGTCCGCCTTCGTTAAAACTACGGCGTGACAAGGAGTAAAAAAATGAAAATAAAATATTTACTAATAACCTTAATTGTGTTCTCAATAATGATAGGTTGCGGAAAAAAACCTGCAGCAAATCCGGAACTTTCCAAAAAAGGAAAAAATAATATCGAAAAGAATATTCCGGTTATGGTGGAAAAAGTGCAGCCAAAAAATCTGGAGCAGTTTATAAAAGTAACCGGGAAATTGGAAGGACTGACCGATATCGTGATGACCGCTGAAACCAGCGGAAAGGTTGTTGAAATCAAAAAACATCTCGGTGATTGGGTAGCCAAAGGTGAAGAAATCGGCAGGATAGATAATAAAGATTATGAAATTCAGGTGAAACAATCGGAAGCTGCAGTATTAGCAGCAGAAGCAGCTTATGAAGTTGCAGAATTGCAGATGCAGACTTCTGAAAACCTGTTTCAGCAAAACAGCATTTCGCAAGTGGAGTATTCCCAGACTAAAAGCAATTTTAAAAGTGCTCTTGCAGGTTTGAATGGTGCAAAAGCAGGTCTGGAAAAATCTCGGAAAGCATACAATAATTCCCGTTTTCTGGCATCTGTTTCCGGATTTATTACGGATATTCCAATCGAGATCGGACAGACCATTTCTTTCGGACAACCGGTTTGCAGTATTGTTGATTCCAAAAAAATGATAATTAAAACCGGAGTTGGAGAAAAGGAAGTTCAAAAACTGCAGAAAGGTCAGCAGGTAACAGTTTCCAATGACAATAAGGAAGAAATTTTTTATGGGAAGATCACAGGTATTGGGATCAAACCTATTAATAATTCCGCATCATATCCGATAGAGATCGAGATCGAGAATCAGCAGGGCAGATTACTTCCGGGAATGGTGATCGAAGCAAGAATACAAAGTAAAGTATTCAAAGATGTTATCTACACTTCGATGAATAATATCATTCAGGAATATGATGATTATTTTGCATTTGTGATAATTAAAGAAAATAAAGCAGAACGCAGGAAAGTAACTCTCGGCGAAAAAGTCGGTGAAAATGTGATCATCACCGGCGGAATAAAGATTGATGAAAATTTGGTAATTGAAGGTGTGGAAAACCTGGAAGACGGTTCTGTGGTGGATATCAGGAAAGGATTATAGCCACAAAAATGCACAAAATACACAAAAAAAAATAAACACTTATTGGAAAACATCGGAATGTTCTGCTTGCAGATCTTCTCCCGAAAGCATTCGGGATTTGAACCTCGACATTCCGAAGATTCGGCAAGCCGAAAAATTCGGAAGTTGGATTGGAATGGACTTGACTCGTAGCGGAGCATGAGTTGAGAACATTCAGCTGCAATCGGTCGCAATTCTCGACTCACATTCCCTTCGGTCATTGCGAGTCAAGTCTTGCTAAATC
Coding sequences within:
- the hypB gene encoding hydrogenase accessory protein HypB; this encodes MDTKEIKVMKKILNVNDRIAEELRNELKEKGILFINLMSSPGSGKTTILEKTAEKFGNKICVIEGDIRTTLDAERVSRAGIQAYQINTGPFGGDCHLESGWIKSAIEEIDLSNIDILFVENIGNLVCPAEFDVGAHINAVVLSVTEGEDKPLKYPLAFQNSHLCIISKTDLLPYLDINIENIKENIRKVNPKMKIIEISAKSGEGLNDWKEYLHKSR
- a CDS encoding type IV pilus twitching motility protein PilT, coding for MKLTIQELLQFASDAGASDLHISTGSIPMIRVNGIMKKLNLPRSTVKEVDDLIFSVMNESQKALFKERLEIDFSTKLDDETRFRVNAFHQLNGRAVAFRVIPNEIRGFDELNLPDILAKLALRRNGLILVTGPTGSGKSTTLATMIDVINDHRHCHIISVEDPIEYVHASKNSLINQRELGHDTWSFKAALRSALREDPDVILVGEMRDLDTVSLALTAAETGHLVLATLHTSSATKSIDRIIDMFPKEQQGQIRSMLSESLQAVVAQTLLPMKDGSGRVPALEIMIANTAVRNLIREEKTYQIPSVIQSGTKDGMQTLDQSLYSHVMNGLLDRLVAQEVSDNPKMFVSGVGF
- a CDS encoding PadR family transcriptional regulator; the protein is MLEKVKEKLRKVLKEVSMNKSDLVVLGFLRRKSMYGYEIIQWLKTHHMDEWADVKMPSVYKAMQRLEKKEYISGEKVTEGNNPPRTVFSITEKGKEFLLEMLEYFMVKSENPHDFWIGICFLNQGFTKGKFLQILTDRKQKMKEHLKCHKQHFEQMKSTEKWKLMPFYIKTLMKMGTKMNAIEIESLDELKKEAENKENEIFFIKED
- a CDS encoding TolC family protein translates to MKKIVFIIVLFSSFSLFSEILTLKDAKEIALENNPEYLTKKWAYESAKWNEISSLSGLLPSANLTGSQIQMKPGMPSMMNPIPDDETNTRSYGYSINQPLFLGGKLWLGYRLSRDAKQMSEYALAEQKMKTISGVEEKYFNLLEAAEILEISKEQLRSAELNLEIAELRYEMGTLAKVDLLKIQSDKAAKETELIQSETLYAISYSGLKNYLQFQDDFEVENFDATIYNELIESLNSFDEKQINVLIDECFQISLRENYSIKTLKETKDMAKKSVLMAAGNFLPTLNLSYSQTWSKSWNEIQKESDSNYNDSKQLALTASIPIFPITDNFADYKKAKFEKRKTDEDYKSAESGIKLDLESSVLNLISSAKQVKASELTLNFATELHSQMEERFRNGMVSTTEILDSEVMLKSSKMSFIRSSFSFIKAKSKLILLLGMEEENEFLELLK
- a CDS encoding efflux RND transporter periplasmic adaptor subunit, with amino-acid sequence MKIKYLLITLIVFSIMIGCGKKPAANPELSKKGKNNIEKNIPVMVEKVQPKNLEQFIKVTGKLEGLTDIVMTAETSGKVVEIKKHLGDWVAKGEEIGRIDNKDYEIQVKQSEAAVLAAEAAYEVAELQMQTSENLFQQNSISQVEYSQTKSNFKSALAGLNGAKAGLEKSRKAYNNSRFLASVSGFITDIPIEIGQTISFGQPVCSIVDSKKMIIKTGVGEKEVQKLQKGQQVTVSNDNKEEIFYGKITGIGIKPINNSASYPIEIEIENQQGRLLPGMVIEARIQSKVFKDVIYTSMNNIIQEYDDYFAFVIIKENKAERRKVTLGEKVGENVIITGGIKIDENLVIEGVENLEDGSVVDIRKGL
- a CDS encoding prepilin-type N-terminal cleavage/methylation domain-containing protein yields the protein MFKTFQNQKGFSLIELLVVVVIIAILAAIAVPIYMSYVRKARSTEAQSAIAAIRSAYRVYYQTYGSTENYTIEDALKDAKLGNATEKNWEFEVVGNPPNKYIATSTADFSEGEGKQVWYDVDDAKYHGYGIDEEEEEEEIVD
- a CDS encoding DUF861 domain-containing protein, whose product is MKIKVEKLSDEQIQQRGIKSWAIWEKKVSRFDWYYDSTEECLLLEGKVIVETEDGEKVEFGKGDFVTFPKGLSCVWDIKESVKKHYNFK